Proteins co-encoded in one Melanotaenia boesemani isolate fMelBoe1 chromosome 23, fMelBoe1.pri, whole genome shotgun sequence genomic window:
- the gpr19 gene encoding probable G-protein coupled receptor 19 → MVYAQSTNRVGVNPSLYSPSFMYQMSFNYSKRENSTVLATFPTTTLCSLEDSSSSQLNATSASYQLTSGEVAVLGLVFGVLWLVSILGNALVCLVIHRSRRTQSTTNYFVVSMACADLLMSLGCAPLVLLQVASGRWPLSAAACRLVRYLQHLCPGVQVYVLLSISVDRFYTIVYPLSFKVSREKAKKMILASWLFDAAFVLPCLFFYGSASVDSHCDFFLPDSWGSIAYAAVHLLVGFLVPVALITSFYQRVVRYIWRISADGHTVRRTMNIVPRTKVKTIKMFLMLNSVFFLTWTPFYVAQLWHPSESAGPSKQGLLLFTTIAWMCFSSTASKPTLYSVYNANFRRGMRETFCTSSMKCYRSNAYTITASSRMAKKNYVGVVDMPVQAQTLTKEMVYNAFDREPKETKVAWPTNTNPPNTFV, encoded by the coding sequence ATGGTGTACGCCCAGTCAACCAACAGAGTCGGTGTAAATCCCTCCCTCTACTCTCCATCTTTCATGTATCAGATGTCCTTTAACTACTCCAAGAGAGAGAACTCCACTGTCCTGGCCACCTTTCCCACCACTACACTCTGCAGCCTCGAAGACTCATCCTCCAGCCAGCTGAATGCCACCTCGGCTTCTTATCAGCTGACTTCAGGCGAGGTTGCCGTCCTGGGCCTGGTGTTTGGGGTTCTTTGGCTGGTTTCCATTCTGGGAAATGCCCTGGTCTGCCTGGTCATCCACCGGAGCCGACGGACTCAGTCTACCACCAACTACTTTGTGGTGTCGATGGCCTGCGCCGACCTGCTCATGAGTCTCGGCTGCGCTCCGCTGGTCCTCCTGCAGGTAGCCTCGGGAAGATGGCCGCTGAGTGCTGCCGCCTGCAGGTTGGTGCGCTACCTACAGCACCTCTGTCCTGGCGTTCAGGTCTACgtcctcctctccatctctgTGGACCGTTTCTACACAATTGTGTATCCTCTTAGCTTCAAGGTGTCCAGGGAAAAGGCGAAGAAGATGATCCTTGCCTCATGGCTGTTTGATGCGGCCTTCGTCTTGCCATGCCTCTTTTTCTATGGATCTGCATCTGTAGACAGTCATTGTGACTTTTTCCTCCCAGACAGCTGGGGCAGTATAGCCTACGCTGCAGTTCATCTTCTGGTTGGTTTCCTGGTCCCAGTGGCGTTGATCACATCTTTCTACCAGCGAGTGGTTCGCTACATCTGGAGGATCAGTGCTGATGGCCACACGGTGCGCCGGACGATGAACATCGTACCACGGACTAAAGTCAAAACTATCAAGATGTTCCTCATGCTCAACTCAGTCTTCTTCCTCACCTGGACACCTTTTTACGTTGCCCAGCTGTGGCACCCCAGTGAGTCAGCTGGCCCCAGCAAGCAGGGACTCCTGCTTTTCACTACCATTGCCTGGATGTGCTTCAGCTCTACGGCGTCCAAACCCACTCTGTACTCAGTCTACAATGCAAACTTTAGGCGAGGCATGCGGGAGACCTTCTGCACGTCATCCATGAAGTGCTACCGTAGTAATGCATACACCATCACCGCCAGCTCACGGATGGCCAAAAAGAACTACGTCGGGGTGGTGGACATGCCTGTGCAAGCACAAACCCTCACCAAGGAAATGGTGTACAATGCATTTGACCGAGAGCCGAAAGAGACAAAGGTGGCTTGGCCCACTAATACCAACCCTCCAAACACGTTTGTGTGA